In Sphingomonas phyllosphaerae, one DNA window encodes the following:
- the cyoA gene encoding ubiquinol oxidase subunit II: protein MTRRPARRAPVRTPFVRHLAAAAVLAALGGCNTVVMRPAGDVAVQESSLIVWSVVLMLLIIVPVMALVVVFAWRYRESNTEASYEPDWDHSTGLELVIWSAPLLIIIALGALTWVGTHTLDPYRPLARTAPGKPVAANVKPLEVQVVSLDWKWLFIYPEQGVATVNELVVPVDRPVKFTMTSSSVMNALWVPAMAGMIYTMPGMETVLHGVLNRTGKFEGRSGNYSGAGFSHMTFWTHSVTPARFDQWVAGVKRNRWRLDNATYLKLAKPSEKVRPIGFSAVDPALFKRVVAMCTKPGTSCMENMSHAGPAVNDRPQRADEPEGALTRDPSQKGDSPHSTAPQGKAPGATDPGAGNRDMTMLDIPALSRANASKEA, encoded by the coding sequence ATGACCCGTCGTCCCGCCCGACGTGCGCCCGTCCGCACGCCCTTCGTTCGTCACCTCGCCGCCGCGGCCGTGCTGGCCGCGCTCGGCGGGTGCAACACCGTCGTGATGCGCCCCGCCGGCGATGTTGCGGTGCAGGAATCCAGCCTGATCGTGTGGTCGGTCGTGCTGATGCTGCTCATCATCGTGCCGGTGATGGCGTTGGTGGTGGTGTTCGCGTGGCGCTATCGCGAGTCGAACACCGAGGCGAGCTACGAGCCCGACTGGGATCACTCGACCGGGCTGGAGCTGGTGATCTGGTCCGCGCCGCTGCTCATCATCATCGCGCTCGGCGCGCTGACCTGGGTCGGCACGCACACGCTCGACCCCTACCGCCCGCTGGCGCGCACCGCGCCGGGCAAACCGGTCGCGGCGAACGTGAAGCCGCTGGAGGTGCAGGTCGTCTCGCTCGACTGGAAGTGGCTGTTCATCTACCCCGAACAGGGCGTGGCGACGGTCAACGAGCTGGTCGTGCCGGTCGATCGCCCGGTCAAGTTCACGATGACCTCGTCGAGCGTCATGAACGCTCTGTGGGTGCCGGCGATGGCGGGCATGATCTACACGATGCCGGGCATGGAGACGGTGCTGCACGGCGTGCTGAACCGCACCGGCAAGTTCGAGGGCCGCTCCGGCAATTATTCCGGCGCCGGCTTCTCGCACATGACCTTCTGGACGCATTCGGTCACCCCGGCGCGCTTCGACCAATGGGTCGCGGGCGTGAAGCGTAACCGCTGGCGGCTCGACAACGCCACCTATCTGAAGCTCGCCAAGCCGAGCGAGAAGGTGCGCCCGATCGGCTTCTCCGCCGTCGATCCGGCCCTGTTCAAGCGCGTCGTCGCGATGTGCACGAAGCCGGGCACCAGCTGCATGGAGAATATGTCACACGCCGGGCCGGCGGTGAACGACCGCCCGCAGCGTGCCGACGAGCCGGAAGGCGCATTGACCCGCGATCCTTCGCAGAAGGGCGACAGCCCGCACTCGACCGCGCCGCAGGGCAAGGCGCCGGGCGCGACCGATCCGGGCGCGGGCAACCGCGACATGACCATGCTCGATATTCCCGCGCTGTCGCGCGCCAACGCCTCCAAGGAGGCTTGA
- a CDS encoding MFS transporter, with protein MNMATASSTSLEQDARALHSKGDHDVRPGEIAIGVIIGRTSEFFDFFVYAIASVIVFPAVVFPYMQPIAATLWSFALFPLAFIARPIGTQIFMKLDRRYGRGTKLTIALFLLGTSTVLVAFLPGYATIGSWSAGLLALFRVGQGIALGGAWDGLPSLLALNAPEKKRGWWAMVPQLGAPLGLIVASALFAFFLSVLPAEDFISWGWRYPFFVAFALNVVALFARLRIVVTPEYSELFHTRELTPSRVTATVKAQWRNIIIGAFAPLASFALFHMVTVFPLSWVALYTREDISTFLMIEVLGGVVGLGAIVLSGLLADRIGRRSVLGYTAAGIAAFSGFAPQLLGGGRAGEILFMVMGFLLLGISFGQSSGAVTSNFPKRARYTGAALTSDLAWLFGAGFAPLAALALTQAFGLVAAGGYLLSGALGTLIALGLNVELARRLD; from the coding sequence ATGAATATGGCCACCGCTTCGTCCACATCGCTAGAGCAGGATGCTCGCGCCCTTCATAGCAAAGGGGATCACGATGTGCGCCCCGGTGAAATCGCGATCGGCGTCATCATCGGGCGAACGTCGGAATTCTTCGACTTCTTCGTCTATGCCATCGCCTCGGTGATCGTCTTCCCGGCGGTGGTCTTCCCGTACATGCAGCCGATCGCGGCGACCCTGTGGTCGTTCGCGCTGTTCCCGCTGGCGTTCATCGCGCGGCCGATCGGCACGCAGATCTTCATGAAGCTCGACCGCCGCTACGGCCGCGGCACCAAGCTGACGATCGCGCTGTTCCTGCTCGGCACCTCGACGGTGCTGGTCGCGTTCCTGCCGGGTTACGCGACGATCGGCAGCTGGTCGGCAGGGCTGCTGGCGCTGTTCCGGGTCGGTCAGGGGATCGCGCTGGGCGGCGCATGGGACGGGCTGCCGTCGCTGCTCGCGCTCAACGCGCCGGAGAAGAAGCGCGGCTGGTGGGCGATGGTGCCGCAGCTCGGCGCGCCGCTCGGACTGATCGTGGCGAGCGCCTTGTTCGCCTTCTTCCTGTCGGTGCTGCCGGCCGAGGACTTCATTTCGTGGGGCTGGCGCTATCCGTTCTTCGTCGCCTTCGCGCTTAACGTCGTCGCGCTGTTCGCGCGGCTGCGCATCGTCGTCACGCCGGAATATAGCGAGCTGTTCCACACCCGCGAACTGACCCCGTCGCGCGTGACCGCGACCGTCAAGGCGCAGTGGCGCAACATCATCATCGGGGCGTTCGCGCCACTGGCGAGCTTCGCGCTGTTCCACATGGTCACGGTGTTCCCGCTGTCGTGGGTCGCGCTCTACACCCGCGAGGATATCTCGACCTTCCTGATGATCGAGGTGCTGGGCGGCGTCGTCGGTTTAGGCGCGATCGTGCTGTCCGGGCTACTCGCCGACCGGATCGGGCGACGCAGCGTGCTCGGCTATACCGCCGCCGGGATCGCGGCGTTCAGCGGCTTCGCGCCGCAGCTGCTCGGCGGCGGACGCGCGGGCGAGATCCTGTTCATGGTGATGGGCTTCCTGCTGCTCGGGATTTCGTTCGGCCAGTCGTCGGGCGCGGTGACCAGCAACTTCCCGAAGCGCGCGCGCTACACCGGCGCGGCGCTGACCTCGGACCTGGCGTGGCTGTTCGGTGCGGGCTTCGCGCCGCTCGCCGCGCTGGCGCTGACGCAGGCGTTCGGGCTGGTCGCGGCGGGTGGTTACCTGCTGTCGGGCGCGCTCGGCACGCTGATCGCGCTGGGGCTGAACGTGGAACTGGCGCGCCGACTCGACTGA
- the grpE gene encoding nucleotide exchange factor GrpE, which translates to MTDNATPADDLREETAEAAPEVAEHDAAATRIAELEEQLAAARQETLYAQADIQNVRRRAEKDAADARAYAATGFARDVLSVADNLERALAAIPASLREDEKFKGLVTGLEATGRELASVFGRHGLTRIEAMGQPLDPNRHQAMVEMPSDAEPGTIVQEMQSGWMIKDRLLRPALVGVAKKPD; encoded by the coding sequence ATGACCGACAACGCAACCCCCGCCGACGACCTTCGCGAAGAGACCGCCGAGGCCGCCCCCGAGGTCGCGGAGCACGACGCGGCCGCGACGCGTATCGCCGAGCTGGAAGAGCAGCTGGCCGCTGCGCGGCAGGAGACGCTCTACGCGCAGGCCGACATCCAGAACGTCCGCCGCCGCGCCGAGAAGGACGCCGCCGACGCACGCGCCTATGCCGCGACCGGCTTCGCGCGCGACGTGCTGTCGGTGGCCGACAATCTCGAGCGTGCGCTGGCCGCGATCCCCGCCAGCCTGCGCGAGGACGAGAAGTTCAAGGGGCTGGTGACCGGGCTCGAAGCGACCGGCCGCGAGCTGGCGAGTGTGTTCGGCCGCCACGGGCTGACGCGGATCGAGGCGATGGGCCAGCCGCTCGACCCGAACCGGCATCAGGCGATGGTGGAAATGCCGAGCGATGCCGAGCCGGGCACGATCGTGCAGGAAATGCAGTCGGGCTGGATGATCAAGGACCGGCTGCTGCGCCCGGCGCTGGTCGGCGTGGCGAAGAAGCCGGACTGA
- the hrcA gene encoding heat-inducible transcriptional repressor HrcA, with protein MKDAAVEPRDAGAYIGGVSGSLPIAELTDRARDIFRRVVDGYLESGQPVGSRTLAQAGLNLSPASIRGVLAQLEMAGLLTAPHTSAGRMPTERGLRLFVDGMMQAHEPSDEERQQIEARAGTGGPVEEALAATTAALSGLSACAGLVMVPKREAVLRSIGFVPLGATQALAVLVGEDGAVENRVIDLPAGIAPGALVEAGNFMTATLAGLTLGEARARLERELSQGRSALDTAARALVERGLAVWSEDGARRPVLIVRGHGRLLDDAATADLERVRALLDDLDGKQEVAALLDSARAGDATRIFIGAENKLFTLSGSSVIAKPFRGRDGRVVGVVGVIGPTRLNYARVVPMVDFTAATLTRLLG; from the coding sequence ATGAAGGACGCAGCGGTTGAGCCGCGTGACGCGGGCGCATACATCGGTGGCGTGAGTGGTTCGCTGCCCATCGCCGAACTGACCGATCGCGCCCGCGATATCTTCCGGCGCGTCGTCGACGGCTATCTGGAGAGCGGGCAGCCGGTCGGATCGCGGACGCTGGCGCAGGCCGGGCTCAACCTGTCGCCCGCCTCGATCCGCGGCGTGCTCGCGCAGCTGGAGATGGCCGGGCTGCTGACCGCGCCGCATACCTCGGCGGGGCGGATGCCGACCGAGCGAGGACTGAGGCTGTTCGTCGACGGCATGATGCAGGCGCACGAGCCGAGCGACGAGGAACGCCAGCAGATCGAGGCGCGCGCCGGCACCGGCGGGCCGGTCGAGGAAGCGCTGGCCGCCACGACCGCGGCGCTCTCCGGCCTGTCGGCGTGCGCCGGGCTGGTGATGGTGCCCAAGCGTGAGGCGGTGCTGCGCTCGATCGGCTTCGTGCCGCTTGGGGCCACGCAGGCGCTGGCGGTGCTGGTCGGCGAGGACGGCGCGGTCGAGAACCGCGTGATCGACCTGCCCGCCGGGATTGCGCCGGGCGCACTGGTCGAGGCCGGCAATTTCATGACCGCGACGCTCGCCGGGCTGACGCTGGGCGAGGCGCGCGCGCGATTGGAGCGCGAGCTGTCGCAGGGACGGTCGGCGCTCGATACCGCAGCGCGTGCGCTGGTCGAGCGCGGGCTGGCGGTGTGGAGCGAGGATGGTGCGCGCCGGCCGGTGCTGATCGTGCGCGGTCACGGGCGGCTGCTCGATGATGCCGCGACCGCCGATCTGGAGCGGGTACGCGCGCTGCTCGACGATCTCGATGGCAAGCAGGAGGTCGCCGCGCTGCTCGACTCGGCGCGCGCCGGCGACGCGACGCGCATCTTCATCGGCGCGGAGAACAAATTGTTCACGCTCAGCGGCTCGTCGGTGATCGCGAAACCGTTCCGCGGCCGCGACGGACGCGTGGTCGGGGTGGTGGGCGTGATCGGACCCACCCGGTTGAACTACGCCCGCGTCGTGCCCATGGTGGATTTCACGGCCGCGACGCTCACCCGGTTGCTCGGGTGA
- a CDS encoding STAS/SEC14 domain-containing protein, which produces MYDVSFDHGAQLLAIRWHRIFTPDEVVAYTRDVMRQFLAAHFRPGYRLLIDMSACGPQSQETLVALAQHMGPFPKASRIAIVAVGAVLRAQVRRVMTQPYLQLFDDAAAARNWVVS; this is translated from the coding sequence ATGTACGACGTCTCATTCGACCATGGCGCGCAATTGCTGGCGATCCGCTGGCACCGGATCTTCACGCCGGACGAGGTGGTCGCCTACACCCGCGACGTCATGCGCCAATTCCTCGCCGCGCATTTCCGCCCCGGGTACCGGCTGCTGATCGATATGAGTGCGTGCGGCCCGCAATCGCAGGAGACGCTCGTTGCGCTGGCGCAGCATATGGGACCATTCCCGAAGGCCAGCCGGATCGCGATCGTCGCGGTCGGTGCGGTGCTGCGCGCGCAGGTGCGGCGGGTGATGACGCAGCCGTACCTGCAGTTGTTCGACGACGCGGCGGCGGCGCGGAATTGGGTGGTAAGCTGA
- a CDS encoding DUF6438 domain-containing protein encodes MRGMMAMVLVLAAGCTPVELRSPAAGAPVAIEGESISYATGPCYGTCPVYKVTVRSDGTGTFEGERFTAVTGSHAFRVTPDAYRRFAKALEPYRPDGERRVEMGSPDCGPAPTDMPGVDVNWALASGGAGHLHFYYGCRAGNAAMARALQDAPTLLPIADLIGKR; translated from the coding sequence ATGCGAGGAATGATGGCGATGGTGCTGGTGCTGGCGGCAGGGTGTACGCCGGTCGAACTGCGCTCACCAGCGGCGGGCGCGCCGGTCGCGATCGAGGGCGAGTCGATCAGCTATGCGACGGGGCCGTGTTACGGGACGTGCCCGGTGTACAAGGTGACGGTCCGCTCCGACGGCACCGGCACGTTCGAGGGCGAACGCTTCACCGCGGTGACGGGCAGCCACGCGTTTCGTGTGACGCCGGACGCGTATCGCCGCTTCGCCAAGGCGCTCGAGCCCTACCGTCCCGACGGCGAACGGCGCGTGGAAATGGGCTCGCCCGACTGCGGCCCCGCGCCGACCGACATGCCGGGCGTCGACGTGAATTGGGCACTTGCAAGCGGCGGCGCCGGGCATCTGCACTTCTATTATGGCTGCCGGGCCGGCAACGCGGCGATGGCGAGGGCGCTGCAGGACGCGCCGACGCTGCTGCCGATCGCGGACTTGATCGGCAAGCGGTGA
- the rph gene encoding ribonuclease PH, protein MRPSGRTPDQMRPITIEPRFTRHAEGSVLIGFGDTKVLVTASVEERVPPFLRGKGQGWVTAEYGMLPRATHTRGSREAAKGKQSGRTQEIQRLIGRSLRAVTDLTLLGERQITLDCDVIQADGGTRTASISGAWVALRLAVDGLLAAGKLSADPIKQKIAAVSCGIYQGNPVLDLDYDEDSNADADANFVLLENGHIAEAQATAEHATYDEEALLRLLRLARIGCNEIFAAQARAVA, encoded by the coding sequence ATGCGTCCCAGCGGCCGCACCCCAGACCAGATGCGCCCGATCACGATCGAGCCGCGCTTCACCCGCCACGCCGAAGGTTCGGTGCTGATCGGCTTCGGCGATACCAAGGTGCTGGTCACGGCCTCCGTCGAGGAGCGCGTGCCACCGTTCCTGCGCGGCAAGGGCCAAGGCTGGGTGACCGCCGAATACGGGATGCTGCCGCGTGCCACGCACACGCGTGGCAGCCGCGAGGCCGCCAAGGGCAAGCAGTCGGGCCGCACGCAGGAAATCCAGCGGCTGATCGGGCGATCCTTGCGCGCGGTCACCGACCTGACGCTGCTTGGCGAGCGGCAGATCACGCTCGATTGCGACGTGATCCAGGCCGATGGCGGCACGCGCACCGCATCTATCTCGGGCGCGTGGGTCGCGCTGCGGCTGGCGGTCGACGGGCTGCTCGCCGCGGGCAAGCTGAGCGCCGATCCGATCAAGCAGAAGATCGCGGCGGTGTCGTGCGGCATCTATCAGGGCAACCCGGTGCTCGATCTCGATTACGACGAAGATTCGAACGCCGACGCCGACGCCAATTTCGTGCTGCTCGAAAACGGTCACATCGCCGAGGCACAGGCGACCGCCGAGCACGCCACCTATGACGAGGAGGCGCTGCTGCGCCTGCTGCGCCTCGCGCGGATCGGCTGCAACGAGATCTTCGCGGCGCAGGCGCGCGCGGTCGCATGA
- the rdgB gene encoding RdgB/HAM1 family non-canonical purine NTP pyrophosphatase: protein MSGEGKEPQAIRKLQPGKLVIASHNAGKVREIAALLEGRGLDVVSAGALDLPEPEETGTTFVMNAELKARAAADLSGLPALADDSGLCVDALGGDPGIFSARWGGPEKDFGHAMRLVEDKLAETPDAPRDAHFVCALALAWPDGHVEWFEGRVDGTLVWPPRGDKGHGYDPVFQPVGHDITFGEMDEPAKNEISHRGDAFRQLVAAVF from the coding sequence ATGAGCGGCGAGGGCAAGGAGCCGCAGGCGATCCGCAAGCTCCAGCCGGGCAAGCTGGTGATCGCCAGCCACAACGCCGGCAAGGTGCGCGAGATCGCCGCGCTGCTGGAGGGCCGCGGGCTGGACGTCGTCTCGGCGGGGGCGCTCGACCTGCCCGAGCCCGAGGAGACCGGCACCACCTTCGTGATGAACGCCGAGCTGAAGGCGCGGGCGGCGGCGGATCTGTCGGGGCTGCCCGCGCTCGCCGACGACAGCGGGCTGTGCGTCGATGCGCTGGGCGGCGATCCCGGCATCTTTTCGGCGCGCTGGGGTGGGCCGGAGAAGGACTTCGGGCACGCGATGCGGCTGGTGGAGGACAAGCTCGCCGAAACGCCCGACGCCCCGCGCGATGCGCATTTCGTCTGCGCGCTGGCGCTGGCGTGGCCCGACGGGCACGTCGAATGGTTCGAGGGTCGCGTCGACGGCACGCTCGTCTGGCCGCCGCGTGGTGACAAGGGGCATGGCTACGACCCGGTGTTCCAGCCGGTCGGGCATGACATTACGTTCGGCGAGATGGACGAGCCCGCCAAGAACGAGATCAGCCACCGCGGCGACGCGTTCCGGCAACTGGTCGCGGCGGTCTTCTGA
- the coxB gene encoding cytochrome c oxidase subunit II, producing the protein MFGSGRQSAFTTFGTEAAWLAGLTGWMVLGAVVIAVAVGALMFVAQRSRDGAITHQQGMRLVLWAGGVVPTVVLLALLISTLPAMRPIAVKPDDLRITVTGEQFWWRVRYQPAGQAAVGDANELRVPVGRNVELLLEAGDVLHSFWVPGLAGKLDMVPGRRNKLVVHATRAGRFRGQCAEFCGLSHALMAFDVVAMEPAAFDAWLAARRTASPIDGEGARLFAANGCGGCHSVAGLSDAVIGPDLTHLGSRASLGAGMQKRTHANLVRFVKEAPTVKPGARMPAYPQLSNEDAATIARWLEQSQ; encoded by the coding sequence ATTTTCGGTTCGGGGCGGCAATCCGCATTCACGACATTCGGGACGGAAGCCGCATGGCTGGCCGGGCTGACCGGCTGGATGGTGCTGGGCGCGGTCGTCATCGCGGTGGCGGTCGGCGCGCTGATGTTCGTGGCGCAGCGCAGCCGCGACGGCGCGATCACGCATCAGCAAGGGATGCGGCTGGTGCTGTGGGCGGGCGGCGTGGTGCCGACCGTCGTGCTGCTGGCGTTGCTGATCTCGACGCTGCCCGCGATGCGCCCGATCGCGGTCAAGCCCGACGACCTCCGGATCACCGTCACCGGCGAGCAATTCTGGTGGCGGGTCCGCTATCAGCCGGCCGGGCAGGCGGCGGTCGGCGATGCGAACGAACTGCGCGTGCCGGTCGGGCGCAATGTCGAGCTGTTGCTCGAAGCGGGGGACGTGTTGCACAGCTTCTGGGTGCCGGGGCTGGCGGGCAAGCTCGACATGGTGCCGGGGCGGAGGAACAAGCTGGTCGTCCATGCCACGCGCGCCGGGCGGTTCCGCGGGCAATGCGCGGAGTTCTGCGGGTTGAGCCACGCGCTGATGGCGTTCGACGTGGTGGCGATGGAGCCGGCGGCCTTCGATGCATGGCTGGCGGCGCGGCGGACTGCTTCACCCATCGACGGCGAGGGCGCGCGGCTGTTCGCGGCCAATGGCTGTGGTGGCTGCCATAGCGTTGCGGGTCTGTCCGACGCTGTGATCGGGCCGGACCTGACGCACCTCGGAAGCCGCGCGTCGCTGGGCGCGGGGATGCAGAAGCGGACCCACGCCAATCTGGTGCGCTTCGTCAAGGAGGCACCGACGGTGAAGCCGGGCGCGCGGATGCCTGCCTATCCGCAGCTGAGCAACGAGGATGCGGCGACGATCGCGCGCTGGCTGGAGCAATCGCAATGA
- the ctaD gene encoding cytochrome c oxidase subunit I, which translates to MSLHAQDDPALRAAQEERLREVWKPPTGWFFRWTDTNNNQVGVWYTLTAFGFMLFAGVLAMIMRAQLAVPENDLVSPATFNQLFTLHGSMMMFLFAVPMFEAVSIILLPQLLGARDLPFPRLSAFGYWSFLIGGVFVSGSIFFNVAPDGGWFMYPPFTTRTDLSGLGADIWMLGLSFIEVSSVAAAVELIVGVLKCRPPGMRLNLMPLYAWYILVVAVMILFAFPPLIAGDVLFEMERLLGWPFFDQAKGGDPILWQHLFWIFGHPEVYIVFLPSIALFAMIVPTFARRHLLGYPWIVLAAVGTAFLSFGLWVHHMFTTGLPKISLAFFSAASEAVAIPTGIQIFAFIATLWAGRVVWSTPLLYVTGSLAIFVIGGLTGVMVAIAPFDWQAHDTYFIVAHLHYVLIGGTLIPLFGGLYYYWPLITGKKLSDRLGRTAFWFLFAGANLTFFPMHFSGLLGMPRRVFTYPAELGIGGLNLASTIGSWVFAAGVAIVCVDLALSPRREKSPRNPWEAGTLEWLAHPDDEDWGIRSVPLIESRYPIWDQKDFVKKVDEGRFFLPDAEEGRRETIVTSVLDARPVQVVRLGGPSIKPMLTAIALGSVFILTTYHLYWAALVGAVVTLGMILLWLWTGTAEIPEKDCKPIGHGIELPLYISGASASGWWAMFITMMADATAFSGLVFGYYFFWTRHEDFPPSGAGLDGPGAFWPMVALAVSLAGWLMTIGARETNRRGMVGAARALLALGAVASLAAIGAGLAGPWLSGLAPKLHVYPAIVWTLVIWTTAHAGVGAIMQLYTLARSVAGKMTPKYDADVRNITVYQHFMALTAVVTYATIGLFPGAA; encoded by the coding sequence ATGAGCCTCCACGCGCAGGACGATCCTGCCCTCCGCGCCGCGCAGGAAGAACGGCTTCGCGAAGTGTGGAAGCCGCCGACCGGCTGGTTCTTCCGCTGGACCGATACCAACAACAACCAGGTCGGCGTCTGGTACACGCTGACCGCGTTCGGCTTCATGCTGTTCGCGGGCGTGCTGGCGATGATCATGCGCGCGCAGCTCGCCGTTCCCGAAAACGACCTCGTCAGCCCTGCGACCTTCAACCAGCTGTTTACGCTGCACGGGTCGATGATGATGTTCCTGTTCGCGGTGCCGATGTTCGAGGCGGTCTCGATCATCCTGCTGCCGCAATTGCTGGGCGCGCGCGACCTGCCGTTCCCGCGGCTGTCGGCGTTCGGCTACTGGAGCTTCCTGATCGGCGGGGTGTTCGTCTCGGGCTCGATCTTCTTCAACGTCGCGCCCGATGGCGGCTGGTTCATGTACCCGCCGTTCACTACCCGTACCGATCTGTCGGGGCTGGGGGCGGACATCTGGATGCTCGGGCTCAGCTTCATCGAGGTGTCGTCGGTGGCGGCAGCGGTCGAGCTGATCGTCGGGGTGCTGAAATGCCGCCCGCCGGGGATGCGGCTGAACCTGATGCCGCTCTATGCCTGGTACATCCTGGTCGTGGCGGTGATGATCCTGTTCGCCTTCCCGCCGCTGATCGCGGGCGACGTGCTGTTCGAGATGGAGCGGCTGCTCGGCTGGCCATTCTTCGATCAGGCCAAGGGCGGCGACCCGATCCTGTGGCAGCACCTGTTCTGGATCTTTGGCCACCCCGAAGTCTATATCGTCTTCCTGCCGTCGATCGCGCTGTTCGCGATGATCGTGCCGACCTTCGCGCGGCGGCATCTGCTCGGCTATCCGTGGATCGTGCTGGCGGCGGTCGGGACGGCGTTCCTGTCGTTCGGGCTGTGGGTCCACCATATGTTCACGACCGGGCTGCCCAAGATCAGCCTCGCCTTCTTCTCCGCCGCGTCGGAGGCGGTGGCGATCCCGACCGGCATCCAGATCTTCGCGTTCATCGCGACCTTGTGGGCGGGGCGCGTCGTGTGGTCAACGCCGCTACTGTACGTGACGGGCTCGCTCGCGATCTTCGTGATCGGCGGGCTGACCGGCGTGATGGTGGCGATCGCGCCGTTCGACTGGCAGGCGCACGACACCTATTTCATCGTCGCGCACCTGCATTACGTGCTGATCGGCGGGACGTTGATCCCGTTGTTCGGCGGGCTCTATTATTACTGGCCGCTGATTACCGGCAAGAAACTGTCCGACCGGCTGGGGCGCACCGCTTTCTGGTTCCTGTTCGCGGGCGCGAACCTGACGTTCTTCCCGATGCATTTCTCCGGACTGTTGGGGATGCCGCGGCGGGTGTTCACCTATCCGGCGGAGCTGGGGATCGGCGGGCTCAATCTCGCCTCGACGATCGGGTCGTGGGTGTTCGCGGCAGGCGTGGCGATCGTGTGCGTCGATCTGGCGCTCAGCCCGCGACGCGAGAAGAGCCCGCGCAATCCGTGGGAGGCGGGGACGCTCGAATGGCTCGCGCATCCCGATGACGAGGATTGGGGCATCCGCTCGGTGCCGCTGATCGAGAGCCGCTATCCGATTTGGGACCAAAAGGACTTCGTGAAGAAGGTCGACGAGGGTCGCTTCTTCCTGCCCGACGCCGAGGAAGGTCGGCGCGAGACGATCGTCACCAGCGTGCTCGACGCGCGCCCGGTGCAGGTGGTGCGGCTGGGCGGGCCGAGCATCAAGCCGATGCTGACCGCGATCGCGCTGGGCAGCGTGTTCATTCTTACCACCTATCACCTCTACTGGGCAGCGCTGGTGGGCGCGGTGGTGACGCTCGGGATGATCCTGCTGTGGTTGTGGACCGGCACCGCGGAAATCCCGGAGAAGGACTGCAAGCCGATCGGGCACGGGATCGAGCTGCCGCTCTACATCTCGGGCGCGTCGGCGAGCGGGTGGTGGGCGATGTTCATCACGATGATGGCGGATGCGACGGCGTTCTCGGGGCTGGTGTTCGGTTATTATTTCTTCTGGACGCGGCATGAGGACTTCCCGCCGAGTGGCGCGGGGCTCGACGGGCCGGGGGCGTTCTGGCCGATGGTCGCGCTGGCGGTATCGCTGGCCGGGTGGCTGATGACGATCGGCGCGCGCGAGACCAACCGGCGCGGCATGGTCGGTGCGGCACGCGCGTTGCTGGCGCTGGGCGCGGTCGCGTCGCTGGCGGCGATCGGCGCGGGGCTGGCGGGGCCGTGGCTGTCGGGGCTCGCGCCGAAGCTGCACGTCTATCCGGCGATCGTCTGGACCCTGGTGATCTGGACCACCGCGCACGCCGGCGTGGGGGCGATCATGCAGCTCTACACGCTGGCGCGCAGCGTGGCCGGGAAGATGACGCCGAAATACGATGCCGATGTGCGCAACATCACCGTCTACCAGCACTTCATGGCGCTGACCGCGGTAGTGACCTACGCCACGATCGGCCTGTTCCCGGGGGCGGCATGA
- a CDS encoding cytochrome c oxidase assembly protein: protein MIAVGVLLALASTALGFAGLGMTGHMAAHMGAVAVAAPVLALSSFPRRRESRTSGLRASIDGPARLDSRLRGNDGESGAGGPLAWATVEFVVVWAWHAPALRWLADMHPVVALVEQAMFLGVGIGLWRAAFAHPAGGVAALLLTSMHMTLLGALIGLAPRPLYAMMAMHPAPGLDALADQQLGGVVMLVVGGAAYCLGGLALLGTMLRERAAA from the coding sequence GTGATCGCGGTGGGGGTCTTGCTGGCGTTGGCGTCGACGGCGCTGGGGTTCGCCGGGCTCGGGATGACCGGGCATATGGCGGCGCATATGGGCGCGGTGGCGGTGGCGGCGCCGGTGCTGGCCCTTTCGTCATTCCCGCGGAGGCGGGAATCTAGAACCTCGGGCCTCCGCGCGTCCATCGACGGACCTGCGCGTCTGGATTCCCGCCTTCGTGGGAATGACGGGGAGAGCGGAGCGGGTGGGCCGCTGGCGTGGGCGACGGTGGAGTTCGTCGTGGTCTGGGCGTGGCACGCGCCCGCCCTGCGCTGGCTGGCAGACATGCATCCGGTGGTCGCGCTTGTGGAGCAGGCCATGTTCCTCGGCGTCGGCATTGGGCTGTGGCGCGCCGCGTTCGCGCATCCGGCGGGCGGGGTTGCGGCGTTGCTGCTGACGTCGATGCACATGACGCTGCTGGGTGCGCTGATCGGGCTCGCACCGCGGCCGCTGTATGCGATGATGGCGATGCATCCCGCGCCGGGGCTGGATGCGCTGGCGGATCAGCAACTCGGCGGGGTGGTGATGCTGGTAGTCGGCGGGGCGGCTTATTGTCTGGGCGGGCTCGCGCTGCTCGGCACGATGTTGAGGGAGCGCGCGGCGGCATGA